TTCCTCCCGGCCCGCTTCGCCAATTCAGTGCACAGCAGGACAAGACCGGGTCGGCTTTACTAAATCTTGCCAACGCTATCGACGACAGAATCGCAGAGTGCTTTGAGCGAAACCAGTTTTCAAATCCTCGAAAGTTGGTTGTGGTTAGCAGTCCGCCGGGTACTCACTACGGTATTGTCTCCGCTTCGTCACGTTCCTTCTCGAATCAATTGGACCGTGGGCGTCAGGCAATTTGGATCGACCTAGATGACGTCGTTGATACGGACGACTTATTTGAGGTGATGTTACATACCATTGCCAGAGCCGCAGGCGTTGTGGATTGGATGCCAGTACTTGCTCAGTCGAATACTAACGACTTGGGCATGAGCAGAAACCAATTATCCGAAGCGCGTCAGCAAGAGATTTTGCGCATTACTAATAACCCGGATCGCCAGTGGGTCATTTATCTGAACTCGCGCAGCGGCGGGGCCGGGTCCGCCTTCGTCAGCGTTGAACGTTTCAAGGAGTTTCAGAAGGCTTCTGGCCCAAATGGATGGATCGATCGCGTCGAGCCTTCAGAACCCGATGATTTTGCGTCACGAACTGGAAACTCTCACGAATTCTTGGAGTTGCTCGAGTGCATCTCTCGAGATGCGTGTCCTAACGTTGCAATCGTATTGCTGTGCTATGGAGATAATCCTCAGGTCAATGACGCGGTGACAGAGGCCCCCGCACCAATTAGTGGATCGATCTATAACAGCGAAACGATGTCCAACGAATCTGATCAGCAACGTGGTGAGACGGAATCGATCAATGATGGCAGTTGCGGTACTACTTCAGCCAACCATGCACCACTCGAAGACTCTATCGCTTCAGAATCAAGCGGAGGAGGTTTTCCGAATCTACTAGGACGCGATTGTCGTCGGGTTGCGTTAAGTAAAAGCTGTTTCGAAGAAGGGCTCTCGACGGATGGTATTGCGCAAAAAGCGCTCGACTGGGTCGACAACGGGCTAGGGGATAATTCTCCTGGAGACTCGAAGGCTCGACAACGTTTTCTTTTCGCATTAGTGTCAGTAAACCGAGTTAGATCACAGTCTTTGCTGTGGTCCTGGGCCTTTCACGAATTCGACAACTCCGAATCGCATTATTTTGCTGGTAGGAGAAAGAACTCAGATCAATGGAGTCGAGAGCTCACCGAACTACACGTTGTGCGGGTGCAGCCAGGCGGGTTTCTCTGGATGCAATCAGACATTCGCCGCAGACTTCGTAAGCAGTTGCGGGAACGCTATAGGAACGAGCCTAATGTAATCCCGCGAGTGCACCAAGGTATCGCGGAGTGGTATGCGAAATTGCACGTCAGCTCGAGAAGTGCACGGGCGGCAACCGAATCGGCATACCACCAGTTGCTACGTGCCAGATTTACGTTGGAACAGATTGGCGATCGCTACAACAAGCAGACAGATGAACTGGTTGCACAGGCGTTGCAGGCCTTCGGGTCAGCACTCAGAGTGCTACGTCAAGGGCGCCCGTCGATGCTCTCCGACGGGTATACGCAGGGAACATGTCGACGTCTGGAAGATATTCGCGATAAACACTGCGTCGATCGAATCGAACGCAGGATTTTCCAAAATGGGATAGGAGAGCCGTCCAAGGCGAGACTGGCACTTGATGACCCGGGTCAAGTAAGAGGCGTGAGAAATTCGAAGCGAATCGATTACGCGATTGCCCAGGTGAAAGCGACGTGCGACTTGAGGTGTTTCGAAATTTCGCAGGAAATTGGGGACAATTTAAAGGCCTTCGATCAGTGGAAACGGATGGTTCATAGCTCAAGTGATGCCGGTGAGCGAGGTGTTCGTGATCAGATTGGTCGAGTGAATCGGTTGATCTCACTCGGAATTGCGATTCGCAGCCCAACTTTCATCCGAAAAACGATTGGTGTTTCCAAGAGCATCAGCCAATTCAAAAGAGTACCTACGCTCGCGCAGCTTTTTGATACGTCATTGTCGCGAAATGAGACCGTTGACCAGCTTCGCGGTGAGCTTAGAAAATGGTTGCAATCCTACTCTCACAGCTTTGTTTCAAATCCATGCGTTTCTTCCGTAGAGGACGTGAAATTACAACTGGCGGAGTCAGTGGTTAAACTACTTCAAAGGTGGATGCAAGCTGAGATTTGCATTGGGTTGCAAAGAAAGGCCAATGCTTTAGGTAGCCGGTTCAGGGGCATTCCGACGTGGGACCAGTGGCGTGATGCAGCAAGAATCTATGAGGTTGCTGTTGAACTGAACCGCTTTGTTCATCGAGATGCTCTGCATTTTGCTGAGCAGCACGGGGATTCAAATTCTAGTGTTCGTCGTATACGCCGTGACCGTTTTCAGAGTTGGTTCGACGACCAACAACGACTAGACACCCAGCACGCATTAGCTCTCGCCATGACGGGGGACTTCGCCAAAGCTGGGCGACGGCTCAACGAGGCTGAAGCCGCACTTGTCGAACTCGACGCGCCCGAGGGTTTGGAACGGGCAATCATCGATCTTCATCGTGCGTGTATTACTCTCTGGGAAGCGGAAAAACTGGGGCTCGCCGATGTTCAGCATAAAGTCACCGAGCTAGTGCCAAAAAAACTTGCGCACACTGCAACCGATTCCGAATCGCTTGAAAAAGTTTTGGGTTCGCTACAGGCAATGCCTTTGACGATCACGACCAAGACACGATCGTTGCTCGAGGACGCCTGGCAGCATCTAGATAGGGCGAGTCCTGTACTCGAACGGTACCGAAAAAACGCGTGGTGGACTACTTGGAATTTTGAATTGCGGATGCAACTAATTGAGTTTGAGATGTACGTTTCGCTAATCGAGAAGCCAAACGACTCTCTACCATACGTTGGGACGCGATTCGTTCCATCGAGAATGCCGACTCAATTGGATTCGTTGCTCGACAACTCACGCAGGGTGATCCGTATGGACCTTTTTCGCCTCGCGAGGATCGTTGATTCCTATGCTCACTGTCTGCTCGTATTGTCATTGTGGCGATCAAACGCCGTCTATCGTGCCAGAAATCAGTCCGAGTTCGTTCAGCAGAGCAGTACGCCGGACATACTGTTGGAGTCCAAAGAACTTGAAGCACGAGAACACGACATGATAAGCAGGCTATATGCGAAGCACGCCAAAGTTGGACGCCAAGCATGCCCTCGCGGCGTCGGACATTCATTAGCAGACCTGCTGGCCGCCCGGAAACAGCTCGACAAGACAGAACTTGAGGAGTGCCAAAGTCGCCGTGCTGGAGGGTCAGCTAGAGGAACTCCCGTGGATTCTGAGGTCGAACGGTACGTCAGGAACACTCTAAAATTTTGCGAGCTTGTTTCCAAGTTTTCCCGTATCAACTCAGAATACACAAACCACCAGTCGCGTCTGCCACGTTGACGATTGGAACGTACAAGGCTTACGAGTAACTTACTCTGCAGGATTGCATTCTCCGCATTCAGATACCTCACTTGCTGGGCCAATTCCTGCGGAGTGAGCGACGCAAGCAATATCAAGAGTGGGTGAACGATTGCGGCCATTTGTGCTGCCGATTCCCGTGCAAGTCCTAGACTAATCGGGGTGGTGTCATTTTTTTACCCCGCTGAAATGATGAGCCTACGGACTGGTTCGCCATCCGCAACGGCCGCGTAAGTGGCGAGTGATTTGCCGTTCAATTTTCGGCCGCGTTGTTAAGAAGAACCGGAACAGATTATCGGCGATGAAGTCGCTTCAGCCGACATTCTCTCTCCCCGTTAACCACTCGGAGACATGCGAGAAAAAGTAGCTTCGGTTAACGACAAACCAGCCAATCGCTTTCGTTACTGTTGCGTATCAGTCCGCCTCGAACGAGACGAGAATCGCATCGAAACAGCCGCCTAGATCAGGAAATGCCTGCGAAATCCGGTGACTCTCTCCGGATTGGTTTTGTACAGGGAGCTACTATCCGATTCTTGTTCGTCGAGTCGTGGCTTTGCTACATGCTTCCTCCAGACCCCGCCTCGCGACGACGCCCTTGCGTTTCGCTAATCCTTCACCTCCATCAAGTTGGATAAGGGACTTGCACCCTCAAGCCCGAGAAACATGCCTGGCAAACATGAAAAACGGCACCCATTTAAAACTGCTGGTGCCGTTGGCTTTGAGGATCAGTTCGACCGAGCGGATCGGCCTGGAACGTTGTACCGTCTATGTGAAACAGAACATGGACGGACATTCGAATCAGTCAGGCGAGATTAGACGCCGACAACTTCGCGCCAGGTTTTGGCCATCAGCTGATGCCCTTTCTGCGTTGGGTGAACGCCATCACCGGCCAGCTCTTTCGGCTCCGTGCCGTTTGCGACGGCATCGTCGAACATCGTTTGGAATGGGACCCACATTGCACCGGCTTCGGTCGCAACTTGCTTCGCATATTCACGTCGCGTTGTGAACTCGGGGAACCATTTCGATTCGTTCTCTTTGACCGTTCCGCTCATCAGTACGAAAGGTTCACAGATCACGAACGTCGTCTTTGGAAGTGCCTTACGCGTGCGTTCGAGCAGCGCCGCAAATCCGTCGCGATAAACTTCGGCGGTACCATCGTAGTTGCCGTTCAGTTTGTGCCAGATGTCGTTGACGCCGATCAAGATGCTCAGGATCTTGGGTTCGAT
This is a stretch of genomic DNA from Stieleria sp. JC731. It encodes these proteins:
- a CDS encoding SIR2 family protein, yielding MSLSLENATIGGGMRSVHESELNEVDFVERITQARNDGKGFVPLVGAGLSAASGVPLIRQIERYLHYCIAITLGVDQISDWDRLPEFQKAWRWHPQRDEWPPIDIPHAYKTQVQDWQRRIGDVAGRLSHLASTSNTVWKRYPEIKVFLEAYGATAEWRSALSFLSRLRENVLPEGRVLTLGAIDPHVYDNFFLNAVFGKTPTLGHRMLARLANPLGINTIVTLNFDDLLEQAFAETGSPLTVYGVHHEAGLPGYHSQFGKNVLVKMHGDRYGLRADYSLDEHPSEDDCRHFTSYLANRTITVDEWISLRDDSSTSRLKTRNHLLVTGLAVQEERILELIRRAASVLDDDFRVFWMVYLSGEIEPAAERLRNTLQSCAKNNEPKFAIIQHHFCGLLFYNLYQHLEGSLPPTGAIFPARARVAVPPGPLRQFSAQQDKTGSALLNLANAIDDRIAECFERNQFSNPRKLVVVSSPPGTHYGIVSASSRSFSNQLDRGRQAIWIDLDDVVDTDDLFEVMLHTIARAAGVVDWMPVLAQSNTNDLGMSRNQLSEARQQEILRITNNPDRQWVIYLNSRSGGAGSAFVSVERFKEFQKASGPNGWIDRVEPSEPDDFASRTGNSHEFLELLECISRDACPNVAIVLLCYGDNPQVNDAVTEAPAPISGSIYNSETMSNESDQQRGETESINDGSCGTTSANHAPLEDSIASESSGGGFPNLLGRDCRRVALSKSCFEEGLSTDGIAQKALDWVDNGLGDNSPGDSKARQRFLFALVSVNRVRSQSLLWSWAFHEFDNSESHYFAGRRKNSDQWSRELTELHVVRVQPGGFLWMQSDIRRRLRKQLRERYRNEPNVIPRVHQGIAEWYAKLHVSSRSARAATESAYHQLLRARFTLEQIGDRYNKQTDELVAQALQAFGSALRVLRQGRPSMLSDGYTQGTCRRLEDIRDKHCVDRIERRIFQNGIGEPSKARLALDDPGQVRGVRNSKRIDYAIAQVKATCDLRCFEISQEIGDNLKAFDQWKRMVHSSSDAGERGVRDQIGRVNRLISLGIAIRSPTFIRKTIGVSKSISQFKRVPTLAQLFDTSLSRNETVDQLRGELRKWLQSYSHSFVSNPCVSSVEDVKLQLAESVVKLLQRWMQAEICIGLQRKANALGSRFRGIPTWDQWRDAARIYEVAVELNRFVHRDALHFAEQHGDSNSSVRRIRRDRFQSWFDDQQRLDTQHALALAMTGDFAKAGRRLNEAEAALVELDAPEGLERAIIDLHRACITLWEAEKLGLADVQHKVTELVPKKLAHTATDSESLEKVLGSLQAMPLTITTKTRSLLEDAWQHLDRASPVLERYRKNAWWTTWNFELRMQLIEFEMYVSLIEKPNDSLPYVGTRFVPSRMPTQLDSLLDNSRRVIRMDLFRLARIVDSYAHCLLVLSLWRSNAVYRARNQSEFVQQSSTPDILLESKELEAREHDMISRLYAKHAKVGRQACPRGVGHSLADLLAARKQLDKTELEECQSRRAGGSARGTPVDSEVERYVRNTLKFCELVSKFSRINSEYTNHQSRLPR
- a CDS encoding SGNH/GDSL hydrolase family protein, which translates into the protein MKRRTFLAATAATGTVACLNQTSLSAAEKMTLSKGDVILFQGDSITDAGRNKKSPVANEGLGHGYPKFISEALHSDYPELDLQIHNRGISGNKVPDLDRRWQKDCIDIEPKILSILIGVNDIWHKLNGNYDGTAEVYRDGFAALLERTRKALPKTTFVICEPFVLMSGTVKENESKWFPEFTTRREYAKQVATEAGAMWVPFQTMFDDAVANGTEPKELAGDGVHPTQKGHQLMAKTWREVVGV